The Sebastes umbrosus isolate fSebUmb1 chromosome 1, fSebUmb1.pri, whole genome shotgun sequence genome includes the window GactcgaacatttgctccaacgttttcggagtttagaagctcgaCAAACTGCCGTGACGGCTAGCTAGCGCGATAATGTTACAATAGTGGTTcgagtttgttttttgtccagtggtttaagagctggtttaaagtctaaagcctggtctagcatactgcaaaataaatcactttaGCTGTTTCATAGTAGTCAGTAGTATACAGTAGGCGGTATCGAATACAGTCTAAATGAAATTATAACAACAATTCTAAAAAAGCTGTTGTATTTGTCACACCGCAGCCAGCCTTACCCAGCCCGGAAGAAGACGATTCGCTGTCTGCCAGGGAGGAGGAGTCAGCCTGGTCATGTGACAGTCCCTCCATGAGGGGAATGGAGAGCTCTGAGGACGGGACGGACGAATCATAGATGCCCGAATCTCGAGGGGGCGGGACCTCTTGATGGCCTTCTTCTGCCTGGGTGTGGACGGGGCACACCACATcctggaggatggagggagcggaggacgaggaggaggaggaagacgatgaAGATTCTTCAGGTAACAGTCCAGATATCCCAGGAGTGGACCTGAAGgagcagaaaaacagcagcagtcagATTGACGAGCGGTCTCATGTTTTCAGCTGTGGAGACCAAACTGTTTTCACTCTAACCAGCATGTGATGTCAGTGATGGAGCTTTAATGGGTTCAGTGCATTGAAATTGAGGGTCAGTCTAGAGATGGGGGTTTCATGACGAGTTAAAAAAAGTTCAATCatcatcaacagcagcagcaaataaCTGTACAAATGTCCCTCTCTTACATTGGAGTCGTAGGGATCACTTTATGTCCAGTAGGGAAcgggcaactccgggtctgaaaactGAAGCCAATGCAAAGTGCCTTAAAAGACCATAATATAAAACAACTACAGTGGTATGGCATCTTGCTTTACCTTGAAGTGGGTCCCAGCATGGACAGAGAGCAGTGTGGCAGGCCTGGACTGGGACAGAGACCGGGACTGGGACATGAACCGGGACTGGGACTAGAACTGTGGCCTGGGTTAAGGCTGGCACTGGAGCCAGGGGCCAACAGGAGCATGTTCCTCCTCGGCGCTCCCTCCCTGCCCTCCAGGGACGGCGTGTTCACCACCACCTCGTTGAGCACCAGGCCAGAGTCAAACTTCTGCTCGGGttgagacgaggaggaggaggaggggcaggGAGGATTTGGAGGAGGGCTTGGACCCGGGACAGCAGGGACAGGAGGATGtttggaggaggaggctgaggaACCTCCTGAAGGAGCCAGCTGCTGCTCAAACCAGTCGGGGTTCTGGCTGATGTGCTGATGCATGTTGCAGATGGAAACGTAGAGCGAGCGTCCCGACCTGCTTCTGAAGTAGTTCCTCCTGGAGACGTTGTGAGGCTGCGACTCTCGATCAGCCAGACTGGACTGACTGGAGTGGAGCCGACTGAAGAGCTGAGGCAGCTGGTCCATCAACTTAAACCTGAACACAGGAAATAAAAGGACTGAGTGATCAGGCTGCAGGGTTTGCAGACACCCACTGTCTCAACGAATGTTAACATTAAATTAATACCAGTTTTTCTGCTGCAGCACGATGTGGAGAAACTATGTGAAGTGTAATACATTTGTTAAATATTGTGATGCTGATATGAGatgcaataaaataaagatttaaGTGGACAAATTCACCACATCTTGTGATCGTGCATGCTGCACAGAATATTcttaaaaatgaacagattGACTGTTAATTCCAGTGGAAATGCACCAACTCTCACATTTGGCGGGAATTTGGGTGGAAGTGTCTTATTCGTTTCTTTATTACACCCTAGCAGAAAGCACATTTTGCTGGAGGGGATGCCAAATGTTGGAGACAGTGTGGGTTTCGGGAAGCCAATCACTGGCATATATTTTAGGAGTGTCTCAGTTTCACAAAGCactaaaaaaacatacttaacaCTGATCTGACCTTCAATTTCCCACATTAGTTTTAGGAAATGTTGAGTTCAGGCAAGACGTCCTGATGAATATATGTTTCCATTTTGATATCCGCTGGTTAAAAAGCACTCACAAGGTGCTGGTAACTTCCTGATCCAACAACTTAAATTggttaaaaagtgtttttctctactgctgcaactaacgattatttttattatcgattaatcgtccAATTACTTTCTAGTCTAAACTGGTCACATGGACGGTGTCGGGCTGCTGAGTGTTCTATTTACCTGGGAGCCAGACTCAACATGGTGGGGATGTCGTTTTCTGTGGAATAGTCAAAGTAAACCGTCATGAAGCGGTTCAGCTCCTGAGCTCCGCCCCCCTCGCTCTGCTTCGCCAGCCGCAGCTTCTCAGCGATCATGGCCACGGCCACAATGAAAAGGTCACCGCCCGATCCACCAATTGGagagctgctgttgctgttgctacGGCGACTGACTGGCGTCTTTCCTCTGCGGCTCTTCTTCTCCACATAGTAGCTGCAGGAGGAGAACTGAGCCGGTTAGAAGAACATACAATAGAATATGAAGAAGTCAAAAACAAGATGATAATTCAACCACTTAATGACTAGATTCAATACTTCATCTGTGGATCAGTTAATACATTTTATACGGTTTGGGGAAGCCTATTTGAATAACTGGAGAAAGGATGGAAGGcaaggaaaaaagaaataaggACAGAATGAAGGAAGGATGGGATTTGAACGAAGGAGTGGAGCTGATGAGGGACAGGTGGGCAGTAACAACCATGGCTGAGTGTGATAGATTGACTCAAACATAAAGCTGTCACACAATAACTTCTAACTTCTTATGGaatttaaaatattcatatGTTTTCTTTGGAGATGTTTGGGGATATTCACTACAAAGTGTTTTAGCAGCATCTAGTGGCCAATAGAGGAACTGCAGCTGAAGGCGCTTCAGATGAAAACACCACCAGTAGTTaggacagaaacacagcagacagtagagagagagagagagagagagagacagtagagagagagagagagagtagtagAGTACCGTAGGCCTTTAGAGcagatggtgatgatgaagCTGGCTTCGTCCAGCTGTCTGCTAAGCCACGCCATCTGACCCTCTCTGCACATCTCCAGGTGTTCCCACAGGTCCAACACAACCTGAACATGAGCGAACAGGGATTTCAGAACCATACTCACCCTTCAAAAAGAAGCTTTGATTtgaatggccatttaatttgaAGATTTTACTACAATTATCCAGCCATTATCtggtctgtctctgtctcacctCACAGCTGCAGAAGTCCTGCAGGAAGTAGGCGAAGCTCTGGATGACACTGACGTGTTTGGGACAGTCTCTGTTGGAGTAACAGATGAAGACCTTGGGGCGGGGCCACGGCCGGTCCGTGTTCAATGCTGCACTGTGATTGGACGACTCACTGCTCTCCTCGTCCAGCTGGCTGTAGATATTTTCTAAGAGGACAGGAGACAAATGTATTAGAATAATGTTACACCTGTCCACTCTTGAATGTCGGAGCGTTTTTGAATGCACCACcaacagtggtggaggaagtattcagatcctttacttaagtaaaagtactaatgccacactgtgaaaatacttcACTACAAGTACTGGATTCGAACTCTTAAATAAAGtatgtattatcagcaaaatgtacttaaagt containing:
- the il17rd gene encoding interleukin-17 receptor D, coding for MAAPRSFLITLSGLSLFLYFSCGSTTTGNKKANQERCGYKVQSGADGDRRLAVTFRADNCSLNYPLGKHVIHEVTNVSFSHLACEDQAAVVVHWSASPLGIEHIKGFRVYLEDKNPEGKQCQHLILKEPRQLNFSYKSTKLSSQPFSGLTFDTDYMVRVVPFPTLMNESFFPPSFLRTNSCEVLLGSDNLVCKPFWKPKTLNVSQLGSNLHVAFDQAPASFGFHFYFLYYKLRQDGPFKQQRCKPDVNQHRTTCILQDVTPGTYTIELRDDSNTTRRQTQYHVSQVHSPWAGPIRAMAITVPLVIMSAFATLFTVMCRKKQQENIYSQLDEESSESSNHSAALNTDRPWPRPKVFICYSNRDCPKHVSVIQSFAYFLQDFCSCEVVLDLWEHLEMCREGQMAWLSRQLDEASFIITICSKGLRYYVEKKSRRGKTPVSRRSNSNSSSPIGGSGGDLFIVAVAMIAEKLRLAKQSEGGGAQELNRFMTVYFDYSTENDIPTMLSLAPRFKLMDQLPQLFSRLHSSQSSLADRESQPHNVSRRNYFRSRSGRSLYVSICNMHQHISQNPDWFEQQLAPSGGSSASSSKHPPVPAVPGPSPPPNPPCPSSSSSSQPEQKFDSGLVLNEVVVNTPSLEGREGAPRRNMLLLAPGSSASLNPGHSSSPSPGSCPSPGLCPSPGLPHCSLSMLGPTSRSTPGISGLLPEESSSSSSSSSSSAPSILQDVVCPVHTQAEEGHQEVPPPRDSGIYDSSVPSSELSIPLMEGLSHDQADSSSLADSESSSSGLGDEEPPAVTSLRCSAATVCKAELHHLEHSDGLAPVASL